aaaataaataagacaaatctattttaaaatatgtacatttatattttagatatgaGATACATATTGACAAACACTTGAATTATTTTCTTAGTATCTCTAAAGTAATGCATAACAATAactaagtaaataaacaaaaaagaacaATATTACTCGTCTTCCTTGTTCCACTCGACAGACCATTCTTCGTGAGTTATTCCGGTACGGAAAACTCTTCTACAGCTTtctctgttaaaaaaatatatgtataaaaattaaaataatacacacagTATTAAACACCAATTGTTAGTCAAAGCTTAAGCTCATgctattctttaaaatataaaaaaaaattcagtgatttatgtaaatattcaGTGATACTCACTCAACTTCCTTGTTAATTGCACAAGATATAAATTGTCGGTTCTTGAAGACGCTGGTGTAGAGGAAGGGTCCGTGGCAACTGTGACTCTTCGGGTCGATCTTACATGCGGATATGACTCCAACCACACGTTCTTTACCCTGGTACTTTACTATGAGAGGACCACCGTGATCGTTCTAAAAATTGTACCATTAATGTTAAAAGGTTCTTAAATTAACCATCCAAAAAGTCATGCTATGAAAAATTGGTTACTAATGCCATGTGAGAATATTGAATGTggtttgttaaaattttctatagcagattttaagaaattaatatcAGAAAACCCAATCCCTTTGCATTTACTGAAATACCCTGTCTTACATCCAGCAGAGTAGTGTAATAGACTGGTGATATTGAACACACGAGGCTTAAACAAATGTCTAGAAAGAAAGGTATTTCATTTTAGAAAACCTGGCTcttaattaagataaatttagttcttatttcaaattgaaaaatatcttACTTTCTGaaataactaggttggcaataAGCGTACATCtaacctgatgttaagcgattgccgtagcttatagacgtcagcAACTCCAGGACCATCACAAGTCCAGAAGGAGATTTGGCCATCATTGCCAGGATTGATTCACCACAAGAACACTACACTAATTAAGAGCAGCATTATTTCGCTGTGATTttgtgtaaggtcgaggaacttCCCCAGTCGATCTGCTCCAGACGTTGAGCGAGATGTATCCTGCTGTATCCTAAGTCAATATAAAATCCGTAACCAAACAAACCAAAATAGGTTACCTCACAGAAACCTCCTTGCTTAGTCGATCGTCGTGCAGTATAATCTTCAGGGTCACGGAGATGTCGTCCTAAATCAACATGTACAAGAGAATGATCTTGGTCATTTTCTTGTTCTAATTGACGTCTTTCCACGTCCGTGCAGTTCGCATATCgtttctattaaatataataatctattaaattaattacttaattgtGGATGATAAGGTTTGTTTAACTAAATGGCAtttacatacctacatacatattatacatgAAATAAATTCAAAGAAAAAATTCTTACGTCGCAAATTTCGCTGAGGCGTTTCATAACATCTTTAGTGCATATCATGTACTGTGTTATGATATTTCTGAATTTTTGAGCCCATTTTTTGGCGCACTGTTCGTTGTCCATTATGCAAACTTTTGCCTCTTGTAAAACCTTAGCATTCTGTGGTATGTGTAAATTTTGGCGACGATAAACTCCCTGATGACAATCGtgaaagttatttaaatttaagaaaaaaattacaatatctaAGTTAAGTCACTTTTTTTACCTCTCTAAAATTATTACCGCTTCCCCATCCAGTTATAAAGCCTTTGGTTCCTGCCTTTTCTAGATCCCTACTAACATTGTTGTAGCAAATAAGATCAGTTGCGAATTCGCATCCTTTCTCAGTCACTCCTAGTTTGAAAGGTTTGTCTACTTTCACGATGGCTATATCATTTGAGGACCACTTAATACTGTCTTGAAAATCAAATTTGTAATCTATAACGtaaaagtaaagtaagttaTTATATCAAACGCTACACGGTTACTgcgatatacaaaaaaaaatcattacagcctatacagtccactgctggacataggcctccacaagtttacgtcaaaaataacgtgaactcatgtgttttgcccatagtcaccacgctgggcaggcgggttggtgaccgcagtactggctttgtcgcaccaaagacgctgctgcccgtcttcggcctgtgtatttcaaagccagcagttggatggctatcccgccatcggtcggcttcttaagttccaagatggttgtggaaccttgttatcccttagtcgcctcttacgacacccacgggaagagagggggtggctaaattctttagtgccgtagccacacagcacgagcacaaaaaaaaatgactatgctttagaccacacgactgaagtaaaacttctttagctctaacttatatctccctctcaacttccattcgcctcgcccgtcACGctcttcgtaacgctctcatcacgccttcaccagtttactcctcaagtcaagcgtacataaagaagttttacttcaaaaaattgttttagtttttactttataGCGATACTTACTCTTAGGAATACATTTCCAAACAACTTTTCGTCTGTGCTTACAAACACAGTCATCGGTTTTGTAGTCAAAACTATCCACATATTTTGTTGTACCGGACACAATGTAGAATTTATCTGCATCTTCCACACAAGCTGCAGATGTCAGGACGTAGTATTGATTAAGTATGACTCCGCCGCAGAGCCAACCGCGATATTTGTGAGCTTTGGCTGATTCTTTAGTAAGTTGGAGGTACACCTGATTTAAGTGAAATATTAAGGGAAAATGTAGGAACCTACTACAAGATTGTTTTGCAGaaagaattttgttttttaaacattaaaattttttataaccTGACAACAGTTGACTCTGCTctaatgtaaaacaaaatacgAAAATTTCACTAAAGCCCACTAGTCTTGAGTTTTACTTACGAGATGAATGTTTGGCCATATACCTCAGTCGAAACTGAGACAGAGCGTAAAGTCGTCGTCGACTGTCGAGTGTCGATTGTTCCCGTAATATCATAAACTTCTGACTATGATCGTATTATTAGGTAGCTTACCGATAGCTGACATGTAGTGGATCAATATGGTGGTTTCTCTCTTTTCTCCTTCGGTCTATCTCTTTTACAAAAGAGGTTTATCCAAAGCTCATGGACTATTTCAATCACTTTATTGGTAAAAATCGTTTATGTCTTActctatatattatttgttttcgtTCACCAAATGAAGTTCAACGATGtaatttgtatgtaatttatatgtTGATGTAATTTTTGATTAGCCTGTTGGTGCAGCTTGTAGTGCCCTTTTTTCTGCCCcgtgggttgtgggttcgatccccgtctGAGATTTCGTGtactatttctatttatttatttatatacgtgttatttctatgtgtatttatccaaataaatatttagctatatcagttgGCAGTTACCTATAACATGAACATTAAATTGCATACCATGCATTGTAACAGACAACCGTatgtgtatgtaataaaaaaatcctttaatCTACGAACATCATACTTACCATATAAGGCCTCTTGCCTATTCCTACTGTTTTGCTATACAGTATTCTTCGCGTATCAACAACAGACTGGTTTTCATACTCCCAACCCTCATCTGCGATTTCATTCTCCCCTTCGAGGGTTGTATTACTATTTACTGGTTTAGGAGAAGTTTGTCCTAATTGACTTGTGTGATTTGAAGATGCAATACctggataaaaataaaaacatttacttgAAATAAAACGTATccgctttatattttattatattttacctaAGACTAATAAAACAGTAGCAAGGA
The Melitaea cinxia chromosome 23, ilMelCinx1.1, whole genome shotgun sequence DNA segment above includes these coding regions:
- the LOC123664986 gene encoding uncharacterized protein LOC123664986; the encoded protein is MKTTTLFLATVLLVLGIASSNHTSQLGQTSPKPVNSNTTLEGENEIADEGWEYENQSVVDTRRILYSKTVGIGKRPYMVYLQLTKESAKAHKYRGWLCGGVILNQYYVLTSAACVEDADKFYIVSGTTKYVDSFDYKTDDCVCKHRRKVVWKCIPKNYKFDFQDSIKWSSNDIAIVKVDKPFKLGVTEKGCEFATDLICYNNVSRDLEKAGTKGFITGWGSGNNFREGVYRRQNLHIPQNAKVLQEAKVCIMDNEQCAKKWAQKFRNIITQYMICTKDVMKRLSEICDKRYANCTDVERRQLEQENDQDHSLVHVDLGRHLRDPEDYTARRSTKQGGFCENDHGGPLIVKYQGKERVVGVISACKIDPKSHSCHGPFLYTSVFKNRQFISCAINKEVEESCRRVFRTGITHEEWSVEWNKEDDDDDDKADDR